A single region of the Blattabacterium sp. (Cryptocercus kyebangensis) genome encodes:
- the secDF gene encoding protein translocase subunit SecDF, with product MRIRNFFTIFTVISLTTICLYYISFSFYISNLEKKAYVYSNGNLEKTKKYLESKKRIGFLKYNHFFDKNKSINLGLDLKGGISMILEISEKDLLKKFSDNSKNPIFLKSLENADKKKEKNPNTNYISSFLNSFYQEKKKQNIDFSISDLFGVRSHIDEINYSSSNKEIEKILRKKIEKSISSTYNILRSRIDKFGVIQPNIQRINNSNRILIELSGIKNIDRIKNILQKKAELNFFEIYNLQEIIPYFEEINKKFSKNWNKKIVENEDKTKILFRNKINKNRSLIDLLNIPYIIKYTNNPIVGLVDQKSMNIVNKFLNSDEAKESLPYNLRDIKFLWGYKKYQYKKTKFFQLFSIKKTSSEKEIYPLNGDMIVRAYKSFGPFNEISVNIKMNQIGSRNWKMLTEKNIGKNIAIVLDNLVYTAPIVKSIIPNGMSQISGSLSLQESEDLVNILNAGRLPTSVKIIQSEIIGPSLGKESIQKGILSFFIAIFFVFIWIFFYYYIPGLYANIALIFNLIFIFGILISINAILTFPGISGIILTLAMSMDANVLFYEKIKEEIKNGNSIRTSINNSYSLRKGALSSVIDGQITTLLCGLILFYFGIGPIKGFSTTLIIGIFTSVFSSIFLVRLFLEFHLNKYRKISFNYHKILINKIKNIQWDFLSKRKLTYSISFICIMISFFSFFYKGLNLGIDFVGGRSYLIRFDHKVIPDKISFLLSKSFIENGIPSSPEVKTFGKENQLKVITKYKIWSESNQVDKEILEKMFVTLKPYLGPIDFNSFKILGKEKPLGILSIEKVGPIIAKDITNNAFISISLSLLVIFFYIFIRFKKWQFGLGAVISLLHDTIIVLGIFSLFHKWIPILEIDQTFIAALLTIIGYSVNDTVVVYDKIRKISKINPSSSFYKIINDGINLTLTRTMNTSFMTMLVICTIFFFGGTTIRGFMLALFLGIGIGTYSSIFIASSIVYDLSKKIEKK from the coding sequence ATGCGTATAAGAAATTTTTTTACAATTTTTACAGTTATTTCATTAACTACCATTTGTTTGTACTATATCTCTTTTAGTTTTTATATTTCTAATTTAGAAAAAAAGGCTTACGTTTATTCTAATGGAAATTTAGAAAAAACAAAAAAATATCTTGAATCTAAAAAAAGAATAGGATTTTTAAAATATAATCATTTTTTTGATAAAAATAAATCCATAAATCTAGGATTAGACTTAAAAGGAGGAATAAGTATGATATTAGAAATATCTGAAAAAGATTTATTAAAAAAGTTTTCTGATAATTCTAAAAATCCTATTTTTTTAAAATCATTGGAAAATGCGGATAAAAAAAAAGAAAAAAATCCAAATACTAATTATATTTCTTCTTTTCTAAACTCTTTTTATCAAGAAAAAAAAAAACAGAACATAGATTTTTCTATTTCGGATTTATTTGGAGTAAGATCTCATATAGATGAAATAAACTATAGTAGTTCCAATAAAGAAATAGAAAAAATTCTTAGAAAAAAAATAGAAAAATCTATTTCTTCCACTTATAATATTCTTAGATCTAGAATAGATAAATTTGGAGTCATTCAGCCTAATATACAACGAATTAATAATTCAAATAGAATTTTAATAGAATTATCTGGAATAAAAAATATTGATAGAATAAAAAATATTTTGCAAAAAAAAGCTGAATTAAATTTTTTTGAAATATATAATTTACAAGAAATTATACCCTACTTTGAAGAGATAAATAAAAAATTTTCCAAAAATTGGAATAAAAAAATAGTCGAAAATGAAGATAAAACTAAAATATTATTCAGAAATAAAATAAATAAAAATCGGTCTTTAATAGATTTATTAAATATCCCTTATATTATTAAATATACTAATAATCCAATAGTAGGGTTAGTAGATCAAAAATCTATGAATATCGTTAATAAATTTCTGAATTCAGATGAGGCTAAAGAATCTTTACCGTATAATTTACGAGATATAAAATTCTTATGGGGATATAAGAAATATCAATATAAAAAAACAAAATTTTTTCAATTATTTTCTATAAAAAAAACAAGTTCTGAAAAAGAAATTTATCCGTTAAATGGAGATATGATTGTTAGAGCATATAAATCTTTTGGACCATTTAATGAAATATCTGTCAATATAAAAATGAATCAGATTGGATCTAGGAATTGGAAAATGCTTACTGAAAAAAATATTGGAAAAAATATAGCTATAGTTCTAGATAATTTAGTTTATACAGCTCCTATTGTTAAATCAATAATACCAAATGGGATGTCTCAAATATCAGGTAGTTTATCTTTGCAAGAGTCCGAAGATTTAGTAAACATATTAAATGCAGGAAGATTACCAACTTCAGTAAAAATAATTCAATCTGAAATAATAGGCCCTTCTTTAGGAAAGGAATCTATACAGAAAGGAATATTATCTTTTTTTATAGCCATATTTTTCGTATTTATTTGGATCTTTTTTTATTATTATATCCCTGGATTATATGCTAACATAGCATTAATTTTTAATTTGATATTTATATTTGGAATTCTTATTTCTATAAATGCTATATTAACTTTTCCTGGAATTTCTGGAATAATATTGACATTAGCAATGTCCATGGATGCTAATGTACTTTTTTATGAAAAAATTAAAGAAGAGATAAAAAATGGAAATTCTATTCGTACGTCTATCAATAATAGCTATTCCCTACGAAAGGGGGCTTTATCTTCTGTTATTGACGGTCAAATAACCACTCTATTATGTGGACTTATTTTATTTTACTTTGGAATAGGTCCTATTAAAGGATTTTCTACGACATTAATTATTGGAATTTTTACTTCCGTTTTTTCTTCTATTTTTTTAGTAAGATTATTCTTAGAATTTCATTTAAATAAGTATAGAAAAATTTCCTTTAACTACCATAAAATATTAATTAATAAAATTAAAAATATTCAATGGGATTTTTTATCTAAAAGAAAATTAACTTATTCCATATCCTTTATTTGTATTATGATTAGTTTTTTTTCCTTTTTTTATAAAGGATTGAACTTGGGAATAGATTTTGTTGGAGGACGTTCTTATCTTATTCGTTTTGATCATAAAGTTATTCCAGATAAAATTTCTTTTCTTTTGTCCAAATCTTTTATAGAAAATGGAATCCCATCATCTCCAGAAGTAAAAACATTTGGAAAGGAAAATCAATTGAAGGTAATAACTAAATACAAAATATGGAGTGAAAGTAATCAAGTAGATAAAGAAATTTTGGAAAAAATGTTTGTAACATTAAAACCTTATTTAGGTCCTATAGATTTTAATAGTTTTAAAATATTAGGAAAAGAAAAACCTTTAGGAATCTTATCTATAGAAAAAGTAGGACCTATTATAGCTAAAGATATTACTAACAATGCATTTATTTCAATATCTTTATCCTTATTAGTAATATTTTTTTACATTTTTATTAGATTTAAAAAATGGCAATTTGGTTTAGGTGCTGTAATTTCTTTACTACATGATACAATTATTGTCCTTGGAATATTTTCTCTTTTTCATAAATGGATTCCTATTCTAGAAATAGATCAAACTTTTATTGCTGCGTTATTGACTATAATAGGTTATTCTGTCAATGATACAGTAGTGGTTTATGACAAAATTCGAAAAATATCAAAAATTAACCCTTCTTCTTCTTTTTATAAAATTATAAATGATGGAATTAATCTAACTTTAACTAGAACTATGAATACTTCATTCATGACTATGTTAGTTATCTGTACTATTTTTTTCTTTGGAGGGACCACTATTCGTGGTTTTATGTTAGCTTTGTTCCTTGGAATAGGTATTGGTACTTATTCTTCTATATTTATAGCATCATCTATAGTATATGATCTATCTAAAAAAATAGAAAAAAAATGA
- a CDS encoding peptidylprolyl isomerase, with amino-acid sequence MSFLEKIRKNTWILFFFIGISLLAFILDPDILFKFFTRNSNIVGKVNGENISIKEYVNCFQFLKRFRQGESDFYLKNEAWNLLIHEKLLNQQAIKLGLQITEKDFWNAISKQSIYSYIPEFQDYNGNLDMNKFQLYLKKLEKKSIVNNSQIEEEKNIWSYEKNHIPKRILAKKYIEMLMYGLNTSLVEAELNYKEKNSFSIVDYIFIPYSEIEHKYNISLGKSEIQDYVKKHKFLYKKEDLRSLSFSIIRSKPSLEDEMDMKNKMKELFQKFKYTNQNSIFVSNQSEKPFDSNFYLKKNLPIFFQNFVVQNNKNGSMFGPVKVGNTYVIAKIIGKKMISDSVLSSHILISHKNAIRSSNRRTEKTAEKIAKKIYNIVKKDPSKFDLLVQEKSDDTVNEKKNQGSLGWLKYEEQNSVGTFNIFNEENKKGAIGLTKTEFGYHILRIDKKSPTESAYQFAIIIKTLIPSRKTENSISNNVRKFLIENKNSNLNTFIKNSRKKEYETIFLKNIRSNQWEINDLNTEADREIINWSFEKKRKEGDIKIISNSNRDFIIVYLSKIQKRGFPIEKIKNNLTSFLIKKKIEKLFYNMVKRNSISGNLEKIAFSFSKKIKKHYKINFYDSMINNYKEPKVVGFSFSLKLKNTSKPIFGKNGIFFIRPLKHIFTSKKPSYFSYEIEVLNSFLRKKIIESLAKRLINKSNIKDYRKNI; translated from the coding sequence ATGAGTTTTTTAGAAAAAATTAGAAAAAATACATGGATTTTATTTTTTTTTATAGGAATTTCTTTATTGGCTTTTATATTGGATCCAGATATTTTATTTAAATTTTTTACCAGAAATTCTAATATTGTTGGTAAAGTAAATGGAGAAAATATTTCTATAAAAGAATATGTTAATTGTTTTCAATTTTTAAAACGATTTCGTCAAGGAGAATCCGATTTTTACTTAAAAAATGAAGCTTGGAATTTATTAATTCATGAAAAATTATTAAATCAACAAGCAATAAAATTAGGATTACAAATTACAGAAAAAGATTTTTGGAATGCTATATCTAAACAATCTATATATAGTTATATTCCTGAATTTCAGGATTATAATGGTAATCTAGATATGAATAAATTTCAATTATATTTAAAAAAATTAGAAAAAAAATCCATTGTAAATAATTCTCAAATTGAAGAAGAAAAGAATATTTGGTCTTATGAAAAAAATCATATCCCAAAAAGAATTCTTGCAAAAAAATATATAGAAATGCTAATGTATGGACTAAACACATCCTTAGTAGAAGCGGAATTGAATTATAAAGAAAAAAATTCTTTTTCTATTGTTGATTATATTTTTATTCCTTATTCAGAAATAGAACATAAATATAATATTTCTTTAGGAAAATCTGAGATTCAAGACTATGTTAAAAAACATAAATTCCTTTATAAAAAAGAAGACTTAAGAAGTCTTAGTTTTTCAATTATTCGATCAAAACCTTCTTTAGAAGATGAGATGGACATGAAAAACAAAATGAAAGAATTATTTCAAAAATTTAAGTATACTAATCAAAATTCTATTTTTGTTTCAAATCAATCTGAAAAACCTTTTGATTCCAATTTTTATCTAAAAAAAAATCTTCCTATTTTTTTTCAAAATTTTGTTGTTCAAAACAATAAAAATGGAAGTATGTTTGGTCCTGTAAAAGTAGGTAATACATATGTAATAGCAAAAATTATTGGTAAAAAAATGATATCTGATTCTGTTTTATCAAGTCATATATTAATTTCTCATAAAAATGCTATACGTTCTTCTAATAGAAGAACTGAAAAAACAGCTGAAAAAATTGCTAAAAAAATATATAATATTGTTAAAAAAGATCCTTCTAAATTTGATTTATTGGTTCAAGAAAAATCTGATGATACAGTTAATGAAAAAAAAAATCAAGGAAGTTTAGGATGGTTAAAATATGAAGAACAAAATTCTGTTGGAACATTTAATATTTTTAATGAAGAAAATAAAAAAGGGGCGATTGGATTGACAAAAACTGAATTTGGATATCATATTCTAAGAATAGATAAAAAAAGTCCCACTGAATCTGCTTATCAATTTGCTATAATTATAAAAACACTTATTCCATCTAGAAAGACAGAAAATTCTATTTCTAATAATGTTAGAAAATTTCTTATAGAAAATAAGAATTCTAATTTGAATACATTTATTAAAAATTCAAGAAAAAAAGAATATGAAACTATATTCTTGAAAAATATTAGATCTAATCAATGGGAAATAAATGATTTAAATACAGAAGCAGATAGAGAAATTATTAATTGGTCTTTTGAAAAAAAAAGAAAAGAAGGAGACATTAAAATAATATCTAATTCAAATAGAGATTTTATTATTGTATATCTTTCAAAGATTCAAAAAAGAGGATTCCCTATTGAAAAAATAAAAAATAACTTGACTTCATTTCTTATAAAAAAGAAAATAGAAAAATTATTCTATAATATGGTAAAAAGAAATTCTATTTCTGGGAATTTAGAAAAAATAGCATTTTCTTTTTCTAAAAAGATAAAAAAACATTACAAAATTAATTTTTATGATTCTATGATTAATAATTATAAAGAACCTAAAGTTGTTGGTTTTTCTTTTTCTTTAAAATTAAAGAATACTTCTAAACCTATTTTTGGTAAAAATGGAATTTTTTTTATAAGACCATTAAAACATATTTTTACTTCTAAAAAACCTTCTTATTTTTCTTATGAAATAGAAGTTTTAAATTCTTTTTTGAGAAAAAAAATTATAGAATCTTTAGCAAAGAGATTAATAAATAAATCGAACATAAAAGATTATAGAAAAAACATTTAG
- a CDS encoding twin-arginine translocase TatA/TatE family subunit translates to MINFLFISIEESFFIIFIAIIIFGPKKIPYIARNMGDGIRYLRNAKHKIQNEIRKSSIDYFYEKKQKSIKK, encoded by the coding sequence ATGATAAATTTTTTATTTATTAGTATTGAAGAAAGTTTTTTTATTATTTTTATAGCTATAATAATATTCGGACCAAAAAAAATACCGTATATAGCTCGTAATATGGGAGATGGAATAAGATATTTAAGAAATGCAAAACATAAAATTCAGAATGAAATAAGAAAAAGTAGTATTGATTATTTTTATGAAAAAAAACAAAAATCTATTAAAAAATAA
- a CDS encoding dihydrolipoamide acetyltransferase family protein, with protein sequence MAEIISMPQLSDTMEEGTVIKWNKKVGDKVSEGDILVEIETDKAIQDFETDVSGFLLFIGVKEGEKTRVNDMLAIIGEKDEDISSLIEKPNLLLKIEKEGHLKKEKKIDHYPEKKKKYRIFISPLAKKIAKEIGISINRIKGSGKNNRIVKRDIEAYEKKLNTIRKSKDKKEEKKINISSIRKRISEHLIYSKFTAPHYYLFIEINAEKMIKLRKNLNDKLSTEEKISFNDIIIKAVAISLKKDPNINVSWKEEEILYHSYINIGIAVAIQDGLIVPVIKNADQKSLLQISQEIKDKVFRSKSRKIQPEELENSTFTVSNLGMYGIEFFTSIINLPNSSILSVGSITEKPIIKDSKIVIGNIMKVTLSCDHRIIDGATGSNFLSFLKKMLEDPMIILV encoded by the coding sequence ATGGCAGAAATAATATCCATGCCTCAATTGAGCGATACAATGGAGGAAGGAACTGTAATCAAATGGAATAAAAAAGTAGGAGATAAAGTATCAGAAGGAGATATTTTAGTGGAAATTGAAACCGATAAAGCTATTCAAGATTTTGAAACTGATGTAAGTGGATTTTTACTTTTTATTGGTGTAAAAGAAGGAGAAAAAACACGTGTTAATGATATGTTAGCTATTATTGGAGAAAAAGATGAAGATATAAGTTCACTAATAGAAAAACCTAATTTATTATTGAAAATAGAAAAAGAAGGTCATCTAAAAAAGGAAAAAAAAATTGACCATTATCCTGAAAAAAAAAAAAAATATAGAATTTTTATTTCTCCTTTAGCAAAAAAAATAGCAAAAGAAATAGGAATTTCTATAAATAGGATAAAAGGAAGTGGAAAAAATAATCGTATTGTTAAAAGAGACATCGAAGCTTACGAAAAAAAATTAAATACAATAAGAAAATCAAAGGATAAAAAAGAAGAAAAAAAAATAAACATTTCTTCTATTAGGAAAAGAATATCAGAACATTTAATATATTCTAAATTTACAGCTCCCCACTATTATCTTTTCATAGAAATTAATGCAGAAAAAATGATTAAATTAAGAAAAAATTTAAATGATAAACTTTCTACAGAAGAAAAAATATCTTTTAATGATATCATTATTAAAGCCGTAGCTATATCTTTAAAAAAAGATCCAAATATAAATGTTTCTTGGAAAGAAGAAGAAATCCTATACCATTCCTATATTAATATTGGTATAGCGGTAGCTATACAAGATGGATTAATTGTTCCAGTAATTAAAAATGCTGATCAAAAATCATTATTACAAATTTCCCAAGAAATAAAAGATAAAGTATTTCGTTCAAAATCAAGAAAAATACAACCAGAAGAACTAGAAAATAGTACTTTTACAGTTTCTAACTTAGGAATGTATGGAATAGAATTCTTTACTTCTATTATTAATCTTCCTAATTCTTCTATTCTATCTGTAGGATCTATTACAGAAAAGCCTATTATTAAAGATTCCAAAATTGTAATAGGAAATATTATGAAAGTTACTTTATCTTGTGATCATAGAATTATAGATGGAGCTACAGGTAGTAATTTTCTTTCTTTTTTAAAAAAAATGTTAGAAGATCCAATGATCATATTAGTTTAA
- the pdhA gene encoding pyruvate dehydrogenase (acetyl-transferring) E1 component subunit alpha, with the protein MKEITTETYLKWFKDMFFWRIFENKCRSLYLKQKIRGFLHLYNGQEAIPAGITHAMDLSKDKIITAYRCHILPISMGVDPKKVMAELLGKVTGTSHGIGGSMHIFSKKHRFYGGHGIVGGQIPLGAGIAFADKYFNRDAVTLTLMGDGAVRQGSLHETFNMAMVWKLPVVFICENNQYAMGTSVERSTNVKEIYKIGLSYGMPSYPVDGMDPKKIAKATYKAIEFARRGNGSTFLDIKTYRYRGHSMSDSELYRNKEEILSFKKKDPILKIKNFIIKNKWETVERLNFIENKIKKKVDSCVDFAENSDISSIKKMYDSVYYESNYPFLDEVTPT; encoded by the coding sequence ATGAAAGAAATTACCACAGAAACTTACCTGAAATGGTTTAAAGACATGTTTTTTTGGAGAATTTTTGAGAATAAATGTCGTTCCTTATATTTAAAACAAAAAATTAGAGGATTTCTACATTTATATAATGGACAAGAAGCTATTCCTGCTGGAATAACCCATGCTATGGATCTTTCTAAAGATAAAATTATTACGGCTTATAGATGTCATATATTACCTATTTCTATGGGCGTAGATCCAAAAAAAGTTATGGCAGAACTTTTAGGTAAAGTAACAGGGACCTCCCATGGAATTGGAGGATCTATGCATATTTTTAGTAAAAAACATCGTTTTTACGGTGGCCATGGAATTGTAGGAGGACAAATTCCCTTAGGTGCTGGTATTGCTTTTGCAGATAAATATTTTAATAGAGATGCAGTTACATTAACACTTATGGGAGATGGAGCTGTTAGACAAGGATCCTTACACGAAACTTTTAACATGGCTATGGTATGGAAATTACCAGTTGTCTTTATTTGCGAAAATAACCAATATGCTATGGGAACTTCCGTAGAAAGAAGCACAAATGTAAAAGAAATTTATAAAATTGGCTTATCATATGGGATGCCCTCTTATCCTGTAGATGGAATGGATCCTAAAAAAATAGCAAAAGCAACTTATAAAGCTATTGAATTTGCTAGAAGGGGAAATGGATCTACTTTTTTAGATATTAAAACTTATAGGTATAGAGGACATTCCATGTCGGATTCAGAATTATATCGTAATAAAGAAGAAATTCTTTCATTTAAAAAAAAAGATCCTATTTTAAAAATAAAAAATTTTATCATAAAAAATAAATGGGAAACTGTAGAAAGGTTAAACTTTATTGAAAATAAAATAAAAAAAAAAGTAGATTCCTGTGTTGATTTTGCAGAAAATTCGGATATTTCTTCTATTAAAAAAATGTATGATTCTGTTTATTATGAATCTAATTACCCTTTTTTAGATGAAGTTACACCTACCTGA
- a CDS encoding ABC transporter ATP-binding protein, whose protein sequence is MNALEKILSYSKPYKYHYILNISCNFLHSLFSVLSIISISPVLSIFLKITDVKKENKTTFLNFLDGSFNFIQKYFHYYINILSDKYGKINTLGIFCIFIILLCFLRNTFRYLAEYFMIGIRTSIVRNIRNDFHRKILSIPTMFFYDKKNGDLMSRLSNDVNEIEVSIVNSLANIISSPIMVFFHLLTLSFMSYQLTLFTFILLPLMGALISIIGKSLKKDARGAQNQLGELFSVIEETLNFTKIINIFNAENQIQKRFEKVSECQKKLSARVNRKKELASPISEFLGTITMILIVWYGGKLFLEKKGMAPEILFSFVGLFFQIINPAKNLVNSISNIQKGKASAERIVEILNTKCFQHDKKQSKSIFHFENEILFRNVSLTYNKLVLIQDLNFSLKKGKTIALVGRSGSGKSTIANLLANFYEVSSGEITIDGINISYLKTRDYRKLLGMVTQIPVLFNDTILNNIALGLEEKISINSVIKAAKIANAHYFIKKLPNGYNTVIGYNGNKLSMGQKQRISIARAVLKNPPIMILDEATSSLDTESEVMIQNSLNKMMKNCTSLIIAHRLSSNIIKNADYIIVLEKGKIIEQGPTHVLISKKGTYNNFLQSF, encoded by the coding sequence ATGAATGCACTTGAAAAAATTTTGTCTTATTCAAAACCTTACAAATATCACTATATTCTAAATATATCGTGTAATTTTTTACATTCTTTATTCTCAGTTTTATCTATAATATCTATTTCACCTGTACTAAGTATTTTTCTTAAAATTACTGATGTAAAAAAAGAAAATAAAACAACATTTTTAAACTTTTTAGATGGTTCCTTTAATTTTATTCAAAAATATTTTCATTATTACATAAATATTTTATCAGATAAATACGGGAAAATAAATACACTTGGAATTTTTTGTATTTTTATTATCTTACTTTGTTTCCTAAGAAATACTTTTAGATATTTAGCTGAATATTTCATGATAGGAATCAGAACATCTATTGTAAGAAATATTAGAAATGATTTTCATCGAAAAATATTGTCTATTCCCACAATGTTTTTTTATGATAAAAAAAATGGAGATTTGATGTCAAGATTATCTAATGATGTAAATGAAATAGAAGTATCTATTGTAAATTCTTTAGCAAATATAATTAGTTCTCCAATTATGGTTTTTTTTCATTTGCTTACTTTATCTTTTATGAGTTATCAGTTAACTTTATTTACTTTTATTTTACTTCCATTAATGGGAGCATTAATTTCTATTATAGGAAAAAGTTTGAAAAAAGATGCAAGAGGGGCTCAAAATCAATTAGGAGAATTATTTTCGGTTATAGAAGAAACCTTGAATTTTACAAAAATTATAAATATTTTTAATGCAGAAAATCAGATTCAAAAACGTTTTGAAAAAGTATCTGAATGTCAAAAAAAACTTTCTGCACGTGTGAATCGTAAAAAAGAATTAGCTTCTCCTATTAGTGAATTTCTAGGTACTATTACTATGATCTTGATTGTTTGGTATGGAGGTAAACTCTTTTTAGAAAAAAAAGGAATGGCTCCAGAAATACTTTTTTCTTTTGTAGGGCTTTTTTTTCAAATTATTAATCCAGCAAAAAATTTAGTTAATTCTATATCAAATATTCAAAAAGGGAAGGCTTCTGCAGAACGAATTGTAGAAATATTAAATACTAAATGTTTTCAACATGATAAAAAACAATCAAAATCTATTTTTCATTTTGAAAATGAAATTTTATTTCGTAATGTTTCATTAACATATAATAAATTAGTATTAATTCAGGATTTAAATTTTTCTTTAAAAAAAGGAAAAACTATAGCTCTAGTTGGAAGATCTGGAAGTGGGAAATCTACTATCGCCAATTTACTTGCTAATTTTTATGAAGTTTCTTCTGGAGAAATAACTATTGATGGAATTAATATTAGTTACTTAAAAACTAGAGATTATAGAAAGTTATTAGGAATGGTAACGCAAATACCAGTTCTTTTTAATGATACTATTTTAAATAATATTGCATTAGGATTGGAAGAAAAAATATCTATAAATTCTGTAATAAAAGCAGCTAAAATTGCAAATGCTCATTATTTTATTAAAAAACTTCCAAATGGATATAATACTGTTATTGGATATAATGGAAATAAATTATCTATGGGGCAAAAACAAAGGATTAGTATTGCTAGAGCTGTATTAAAAAATCCTCCAATTATGATTTTAGATGAAGCCACTTCATCTTTAGATACAGAATCAGAAGTAATGATTCAAAATTCTTTAAATAAGATGATGAAAAATTGTACTTCATTAATCATAGCTCATAGATTATCTTCTAATATTATAAAAAATGCGGATTATATCATAGTTTTAGAAAAAGGGAAGATCATAGAACAAGGACCTACTCATGTTTTAATTTCCAAAAAAGGGACTTACAATAATTTCCTGCAAAGTTTTTAA
- a CDS encoding TerC family protein encodes MKDFIFSYITDITENPIVSFSIIGNLFLIESILSIDNAAMLASMIMRLKKEDRKRALKYGIFGAYFFRGISLIFASILIKIWWLKPLGGIYLVYIGVSHFFSKKFIPKNSKKNRIFRDSFWKILISIEIMDLAFSIDNIFASVAFSENFILIFLGVFIGILTMRFTTQGVVKLMEIYPFLKDSAFSVILLLGIKLIFSIFEKKYYTNKNISLESLFSFITVILFLFPIFYTWISKKKLN; translated from the coding sequence ATGAAAGATTTTATCTTCAGTTATATTACAGATATTACTGAAAATCCTATAGTATCTTTTTCTATTATAGGAAATTTATTTTTAATAGAAAGTATTTTATCAATAGATAATGCAGCTATGTTAGCCTCTATGATTATGAGGTTAAAAAAAGAGGATAGAAAAAGGGCTTTAAAATATGGAATTTTTGGAGCTTATTTTTTTAGAGGAATTAGTCTAATATTCGCTTCTATTTTGATTAAAATTTGGTGGTTAAAACCATTAGGAGGAATATATTTAGTTTATATTGGAGTCAGTCATTTTTTTTCTAAAAAATTTATTCCAAAGAATTCTAAAAAAAATAGAATATTTCGAGATTCTTTTTGGAAAATTCTTATTTCTATAGAAATAATGGATCTAGCTTTTTCCATTGACAATATATTTGCTTCTGTTGCTTTTTCAGAAAATTTTATATTAATTTTTTTAGGAGTTTTCATAGGAATTTTAACTATGAGATTTACTACTCAAGGAGTTGTAAAATTAATGGAAATTTATCCTTTTTTAAAAGATTCTGCCTTTTCCGTTATTTTATTACTTGGAATAAAACTTATATTTTCTATTTTTGAAAAAAAATATTATACAAATAAAAATATTTCTTTAGAAAGCCTTTTTTCATTTATCACCGTAATTTTATTTTTATTTCCAATTTTTTATACTTGGATATCCAAAAAAAAGTTAAACTAA